In the genome of Raphanus sativus cultivar WK10039 chromosome 9, ASM80110v3, whole genome shotgun sequence, the window agtatatatttttttaatcatgatatattctaaaacatgccgcattattaaaaaagaaaattactattaaataatattttgtttaagatttttaaaatggaaatttactatataattaatttcaccaaaaatcgtttttattatcttatatatttattttaaattatgaaatagtttaacacatatcacaattttaaatatataattgtcatgtgtcacaatcatgttaattaacaactttgaagaaccaagtttcctattaagtaattttagaatattattatctttaaaatttctttttactattaaatcaactttaaaatttatttatttcaaaattcgtttttttgttatcttagtatatatattttatatcattgtaaattttaacctctttaaaaatattaaaaggaaaattactatcaaataattatttgcaactatgttttgtttaggattttaaaatggaaaattactattagatatacttacaacttctttaaaaatattaaaaagaaaattactatcaaataattatttgcaactatgttttatttatgattttaaaattgaaaattactattagatatacttacaattacttttttaacaaaatttgtttttgttattatcttaatatatatttttaattataatatagattaacacatgtcgtaatcttaaaaaaattaatgacacatgtcataatcatgttaattagtaactttgaagaatcaagctttatataataagataagatAATTATTTAACTATTGTAACCAAAAAAGAAAGCTATTTAACTAcaaaagtatttttaagatagtaaaaatatatttacgaAAACTAATTATCGTATCAGTCTTTCTTTAACTGTCAGAGGGCAAATCAGTCTTTGTAAATGGGAAGGCTGAGTCCCTATATAAGTTTGCAACCTCTCCGTGTATTCGTCTAGGGGACCTTTTATTGATTCGCCGATAAAAGGAGAAATCTCTGTCTCGTTCCCTCTGAAACAACACGAACACAAAATTCTAATTACAATCTCGGACACGAAGGTAATATATTACCCCTAGAGATTTGAATCAAACACATCAAAAATCGTCGGTTCCTTTCTGTTATCTTTCCtgtaatttggattttttgaaATCAAGAAACCCTAAATTCGATTTCGATTCAATGGGTTGTGTAATGACGTGTACAGAAAGGTACCAAAATGTCGCACTGTTTAACCCTAAAGCCAGCGTGCATGGGCTGTGGATCAAAGTCCGATCTGTACGGAAGCTCCTGCAGGCACATGACGTTATGCTTAAAGTGTGGTAAAACAATGGCTGAGAACAAAGCCAAGTGTCTCGATTGTGGAACCGTCCTCACCAGATTGATTAGGGTTTGAATATTATATTCTCTTcagtttcgaaaaaaaaaatcacttagaGAGAGATGAAAGACAAAAAATCAAACgggtttgtttcttttttgtatAGGAGTATAACGTCCGTGCGGCTACACCCACAGACAAGAACTACTTCATTGGTAAGTTTTCGTCTGGTGGTCTTCCCAACTTCAAGAAAGGCTCTGATGAGAACAAATGGTCTCTCCGTAAAGACATACCTCAAGGTCGTCACTTCACAAACGCACAACGGGTAATCTTGTCTCTTTTCATCATCATCGTTGTTgtttattacaaaattaattaatgctTGTGGGTTTTTTTAGGAGAAGTTAAAGAACAAGCCTTGGATCTTGGAAGATGAAACTGGTGAGTTTCAGTACCAGGGGCAACTTGAAGGCTCCCAGTCTGCTACTTACTATCTCTTAGTGTTGCAGAACAAGGAGTTTGTCGCTATTCCCGCTGGTTCTTGGTATGTTTATTAACTTGATGCAACTCTTTTGGTTTCTTAAGAGTGttgttatgttcttttttttttttaatgttgtgTTAGGTATAACTTCAATAAGGTTGCACAGTATAAGCAACTTACACTGGAAGAAGcggaggagaagatggagaaccGTAGAAAAACTGCAGATGGGTATCAGAGGTGGATGATGAAAGGCGCAAATAACGGTGAGAATGAAAAAGAGGCGGGTGGAGGTGGTGGCAGGGGTCGTAAGAATAAGTCATCAGGgggtgaggaagaagaaggtaaTGTCTCTGACAGAGGggaggaagatgaagaggaagaggcaTCACGGAAGAAGAGACGACTCGGTCTCAATAAAAAGAGTAAcgcagatgatgatgatgaagaaggtcCAAGCGGTGGTGATCTTGACATGGATGATGATGACATTGAGAAAGGTctgttgtaatttt includes:
- the LOC108824942 gene encoding transcription initiation factor IIF subunit alpha-like — protein: MSHCLTLKPACMGCGSKSDLYGSSCRHMTLCLKCGKTMAENKAKCLDCGTVLTRLIREYNVRAATPTDKNYFIGKFSSGGLPNFKKGSDENKWSLRKDIPQGRHFTNAQREKLKNKPWILEDETGEFQYQGQLEGSQSATYYLLVLQNKEFVAIPAGSWYNFNKVAQYKQLTLEEAEEKMENRRKTADGYQRWMMKGANNGENEKEAGGGGGRGRKNKSSGGEEEEGNVSDRGEEDEEEEASRKKRRLGLNKKSNADDDDEEGPSGGDLDMDDDDIEKGDDWEHEEIFTDDDEAVDIDPEEREDLLAPAPPEIKQDEDDEENELSNSGKELKELLGKVNGINESEEDDDDDDDEEETKQKYVAKEEPVESSPSKPAPPSSSRGTPTAKPSLGKRKLNDGDSKTPSSSVHKRVKAENESKTYVKEEKSSSASRSNALTKADKAETTQATASSSATGPVTEDEIRAVLMEKQPVTTQDLVNSFRPRLKTREDKNAFTDILKKISKIQKNAASQSFVVLKEK